One stretch of Oncorhynchus clarkii lewisi isolate Uvic-CL-2024 chromosome 3, UVic_Ocla_1.0, whole genome shotgun sequence DNA includes these proteins:
- the LOC139389429 gene encoding cation-dependent mannose-6-phosphate receptor-like, with protein sequence MKVSMSSPHTATSVRLLVLAVQLVLLVCGSQARDDTKRCKLFSESPTERKVLSLLEPLTNKTFSVATTSGKENYTYQFQVCGDAGKTVGAGLVQIDHTEKESETVLGLYTATQAIGGSDWVMLIYSNGTKYDGHCSKEMRKAIVMISCNRGVEMGNLEVVLEERERDRDCFYLFELDSSAVCPALPSQLSAGSIILIIGFVLLSVYLICGFLYQRLIVGAKGLQQFPNYVFWTQVGNLAADGCNFVCRTQGPEEEPPTYRGVSTEPEEQPEERDDHLLPM encoded by the exons ATGAAG GTGTCCATGTCCTCCCCACACACAGCGACGTCTGTGCGGCTGTTAGTTCTGGCTGTTCAGCTGGTCCTGTTGGTGTGTGGAAGCCAGGCCCGTGACGACACCAAGAGGTGTAAGCTGTTCTCTGAGTCCCCGACAGAACGGAAGGTCCTCAGTCTTCTAGAACCGCTCACTAACAAGAC TTTCTCTGTGGCGACGACAAGCGGCAAGGAGAACTACACGTACCAGTTCCAGGTGTGTGGGGATGCGGGGAAAACGGTAGGAGCGGGACTCGTTCAGATCGACCATACGGAAAAAGAAAGTGAGACAGTGCTTGGCCTGTACACTGCAACACAGGCTATCGGAGGAA GTGACTGGGTGATGTTGATCTACAGCAACGGCACCAAGTATGACGGCCACTGTTCCAAGGAGATGAGGAAAGCCATTGTCATGATCTCCTGCAACAGAGGAGTGGaaatg GGGAatctggaagtggtgttggaggagagggagagggacagggactgTTTCTATCTGTTTGAACTGGACTCCAGTGCGGTCTGTCCCGCTCTGCCATCTCAGCTCAGTGCAGGCTCCATAATACTCATCAT TGGGTTCGTCCTCTTGTCAGTGTACCTCATTTGTGGATTCCTCTACCAGCGTTTGATTGTCGGGGCCAAAGGGTTGCAGCAGTTCCCCAACTATGTCTTCTGGACGCAGGTTGGCAACCTGGCAGCG gATGGATGTAATTTTGTGTGTAGGACACAGGGCCCCGAAGAGGAACCTCCCACATACAGGGGTGTGTCCACAGAGCCAGAGGAGCAGCCAGAAGAGAGGGATGACCACTTGCTTCCCATGTGA